A genomic segment from Aegilops tauschii subsp. strangulata cultivar AL8/78 chromosome 1, Aet v6.0, whole genome shotgun sequence encodes:
- the LOC120961794 gene encoding uncharacterized protein codes for MRRLSPPPAVAVAESIDALRFSTSAAASAVPSPPDLDPPRLDPSDVRSHNAVLISYSSRGSEAPRLAHLLASFGAMLKSGAPPDRCSYNTLISAHCKLALLADARAALARMHEAGFAPDTFTYNCLMLGLCRAGLLTAACGLFVQMPRRWGVYYDRHSYTILIQGLCAVGRIDDACRVFAKMSRGWCRPGVHTYTVLLDGLCKARRVGDAEALLGEMVDKGVVPNVVTYNALIGGLCQEGRFDDVTKLLEKMEMQQCAPDCWTYTIVVHGLWKHGKVEHGAKVLCEALVKGVALGVATYNVLIDGYCKVGDMKAALDVLQLMKKNGVNPNVQIFNVVIHGFCCGGKVHQAMAFLTQMVGAGLLPNIVTFNSLISGQCSVGEMKIAFRLLDLMEDYGVLPDRQTYAIFIDAHCEQGRLEEAHSLFSCLPQKGIKAHSVIYNSLIHGYCQVGDIDSAFGLMEKMASEDCISDVHTYNALIDGLCKVKRLDRAIDLLDKMKKQGIEPTTCTFNILIKQMLWDKKHADAAKMYEQMISSGCKPDKQTYTLKISTDWFEGARKEDNIDVDIVEMHEAGVSPDVETYNAIIKAYSDAGLMEKAFFAHVKMLSVPIDPNCTTYSILLNHMCNKDDSDAFDNEKVWKMVDVRNLQELFEQMCKSDAAPGISTYKALLRGLCNQCRLEEVEWLLLKMQGNSVLLDEDMSDYLLGCYCNLKMYREACEQFRSMAHQSFQPGLKSCCLLLSGLCDSGDHGMAVSIFSDILGLGYNYDEIVWKLLIDCLHEKRHTGACLGMLSVMDDKKCVASTRTYASLIHLLLETE; via the coding sequence ATGCGCCGcctctcgccgccgccggcggtggcggtggcggagtCCATCGACGCCCTCCGCTTCTCCACCTCTGCCGCAGCGTCGGCCGTTCCATCCCCTCCCGACCTGGACCCCCCTCGCCTCGACCCCTCCGACGTCCGATCCCACAATGCCGTCCTCATCTCATATTCTTCCAGGGGCAGTGAGGCGCCGCGCCTCGCGCACCTCCTGGCCTCCTTCGGCGCCATGCTAAAGTCCGGTGCGCCTCCCGATCGCTGTTCCTACAACACGCTCATCAGTGCGCACTGCAAGCTCGCTCTCCTCGCCGACGCCAGGGCCGCTCTGGCTCGGATGCACGAGGCGGGGTTCGCGCCGGACACCTTCACCTACAACTGCCTCATGCTCGGCCTCTGCAGGGCCGGCCTCCTCACAGCTGCGTGCGGGTTGTTCGTGCAGATGCCACGCCGTTGGGGTGTCTACTACGACAGACACTCCTACACTATCCTGATCCAGGGCCTGTGTGCCGTGGGGCGCATTGACGATGCCTGTAGGGTGTTTGCTAAAATGTCGAGGGGCTGGTGCAGACCCGGGGTGCACACATACACTGTGCTGCTCGATGGGCTCTGCAAGGCTAGGCGTGTTGGGGACGCCGAGGCTTTGTTGGGTGAGATGGTCGATAAGGGTGTGGTGCCAAACGTCGTGACTTATAATGCCTTGATTGGCGGACTTTGTCAGGAGGGGAGGTTCGATGATGTGACCAAGTTGTTGGAGAAAATGGAGATGCAGCAGTGTGCTCCAGATTGCTGGACATATACCATAGTTGTCCATGGTCTGTGGAAGCATGGAAAAGTGGAGCATGGTGCCAAGGTGTTGTGTGAAGCCTTAGTGAAGGGCGTTGCTCTTGGAGTTGCCACTTACAATGTGTTGATTGATGGGTATTGTAAGGTTGGTGATATGAAGGCTGCTCTTGATGTTTTGCAGTTGATGAAGAAGAATGGGGTCAACCCAAATGTCCAAATTTTTAATGTGGTGATCCATGGATTCTGTTGCGGCGGTAAAGTGCATCAAGCGATGGCCTTCTTGACACAAATGGTTGGGGCTGGGTTGTTGCCGAATATTGTTACATTCAACTCGCTGATATCTGGTCAGTGTAGCGTGGGTGAAATGAAGATTGCTTTCCGGTTGCTTGATTTGATGGAGGATTATGGCGTTCTTCCAGATCGACAAACTTATGCCATCTTTATAGATGCTCATTGTGAGCAAGGTCGACTGGAGGAGGCTCATTCTCTCTTTTCTTGTCTTCCTCAGAAAGGTATTAAGGCACACAGCGTCATATATAATTCACTGATTCATGGATATTGCCAAGTAGGTGATATTGATTCTGCTTTTGGGCTGATGGAGAAGATGGCTTCAGAGGACTGTATATCTGATGTTCACACCTACAACGCCCTTATTGATGGTCTGTGCAAAGTGAAAAGATTGGATAGGGCTATAGATTTACTAGACAAGATGAAGAAGCAGGGGATAGAACCAACAACTTGTACATTTAACATTCTGATCAAGCAAATGCTTTGGGACAAGAAGCATGCAGATGCTGCCAAGATGTATGAGCAAATGATATCTTCTGGTTGCAAACCTGACAAACAGACATATACACTGAAAATCAGTACAGACTGGTTTGAAGGTGCAAGGAAGGAAGACAATATAGACGTGGATATTGTTGAAATGCATGAAGCAGGTGTTTCTCCAGATGTGGAAACATATAACGCTATCATAAAGGCGTATAGTGATGCTGGCCTGATGGAGAAAGCCTTCTTTGCACATGTGAAGATGCTTTCTGTCCCTATTGATCCAAATTGTACAACATATTCGATATTGCTTAATCATATGTGTAACAAGGATGATAGTGATGCATTTGATAATGAAAAAGTATGGAAGATGGTAGATGTGAGAAATCTGCAGGAGCTTTTTGAACAGATGTGTAAATCTGATGCTGCTCCTGGCATTAGCACATACAAGGCACTGCTGAGGGGATTGTGTAATCAGTGTCGACTGGAGGAGGTGGAATGGCTGTTGCTAAAAATGCAGGGAAACAGCGTTCTGTTGGATGAAGACATGTCTGATTATCTACTTGGTTGCTATTGTAACTTAAAGATGTACAGGGAAGCATGCGAGCAATTTAGATCGATGGCCCATCAGAGCTTTCAGCCAGGGCTAAAGTCATGCTGCCTTCTCCTTTCTGGCCTTTGTGATAGTGGAGATCATGGGATGGCTGTATCAATTTTCAGTGACATACTTGGCTTAGGGTACAACTATGATGAGATTGTCTGGAAACTTTTAATTGATTGCCTACATGAGAAGCGGCATACTGGGGCATGTTTAGGGATGCTTTCAGTGATGGATGATAAAAAGTGTGTTGCTAGCACTAGGACATATGCATCTTTAATTCATTTGTTGCTGGAAACTGAATGA